One window from the genome of Entelurus aequoreus isolate RoL-2023_Sb linkage group LG04, RoL_Eaeq_v1.1, whole genome shotgun sequence encodes:
- the ddx1 gene encoding ATP-dependent RNA helicase DDX1 isoform X1, whose product MSLEVGGSRSTRREPTQSRENMQTPHRKIPSPRLNSGPSYSFSFLPKAAETGSGKTGAFSIPVIQIVHETLTDQLEGKKSKSSIKTGGTVFNNWQMNPYDRSPAFAIGPDGFCCQSREFKEWHGCRSTKGVVAKGKYYYEVSCHDQGLCRVGWSTSQAALDLGTDKYGFGFGGTGKKSNSKQFDSYGEEFTMHDTIGCYIDLDKSQISYSKNGNDLGLAFEIPQQLKNQPFFASCVLKNAELNFNFGAEAFKHPPNSGFVALDKAPEGQTVKSSQTGSAKVSQVKVSTNAPKALIIEPSKELAEQTLNVVTQFKKYVVDPKLRELLVIGGMAAKDQLAALELGVDIVVGTPGRLDDLISTGKLSLSQVRFLVLDECDGLLSAGYTDFINRIHNQIPQVTSDGKRLQVIVCSATLHSFDVKKLSERIMHFPTWVDLKGEDSVPETVHHVVVPVNPKADPLWERLGKNHVRTDEVHAKDNTRPGANSAEMWSEAIKVLKGEYTVRAIKEHKMDQAIIFCRTKIDCDNMEQYFIQQGGGPDSKNHQLSCVCLHGDRKPNERKYNLECFKRKEVRLLICTDVAARGIDIRGVPYVINVTLPDEKQNYVHRIGRVGRAERMGLAISLVAMEKEKVWYHVCANRGRGCYNTRLKQDGGCTIWYNEKELLSEIEEHLKCTITQCEPDIKVPLDDFDGKVTYGQRKALGGGNYKGHVDVLAPTVQELAGLEREAQTSFLHLGYMPNQYFKAF is encoded by the exons CTTTTTCTTTCCTCCCCAAGGCTGCAGAAACAGGTAGCGGTAAGACAGGA GCGTTCAGTATTCCTGTGATCCAGATTGTGCATGAAACACTGACTGATCAACTGGAGGGCAAAAAGAGTAAATCCAGCATCAAAACTGGTGGAACTG TCTTCAACAACTGGCAGATGAATCCTTACGACCGCAGCCCTGCTTTTG CAATCGGCCCAGATGGATTCTGTTGCCAGAGCAGGGAGTTCAAAGAATGGCACGGCTGTCGCTCCACAAAGGGCGTTGTCGCTAAAG GAAAGTACTACTATGAGGTGAGCTGTCATGACCAGGGGCTGTGTCGTGTGGGCTGGTCCACCAGCCAGGCAGCCCTCGACTTGG GAACTGATAAATACGGATTTGGCTTTGGCGGAACTGGGAAGAAATCGAATAGTAAACAATTTGACAGCTATGGCGAG GAGTTCACCATGCATGACACTATTGGATGCTACATAGACTTGGACAAAAGCCAAATTTCTTACTCAAAGAACG GTAATGATCTCGGTTTAGCTTTCGAGATCCCTCAGCAGCTGaagaatcaacccttttttgctTCCTGTGTGCTCAAG AATGCAGAGCTCAATTTTAACTTTGGCGCTGAGGCCTTCAAGCATCCGCCCAATAGTGGTTTTGTAGCCTTGGATAAGGCTCCAGAGGGCCAAACAGTCAAGTCTTCACAGACAG GCAGTGCCAAGGTCAGCCAGGTGAAGGTGTCCACCAACGCACCCAAGGCTCTCATTATCGAGCCATCAAAAGAGCTGGCCGAGCAGACCCTCAACGTCGTTACGCAGTTCAAGAAATACGTGGTCGACCCTAAGCTCAG GGAGCTGCTTGTGATCGGTGGTATGGCTGCCAAAGATCAACTGGCGGCTCTGGAACTAGGC GTGGACATTGTGGTGGGAACCCCCGGCCGACTGGACGACCTCATATCCACCGGGAAACTCAGCCTGTCCCAAGTCCGCTTTCTAGTCCTGGATGAATGC GATGGCCTCCTGTCAGCGGGATATACAGATTTCATCAACAGGATCCATAATCAGATCCCTCAGGTGACATCAGATGGCAAACGGCTGCAG GTGATTGTGTGCTCGGCCACGCTGCATTCCTTTGACGTTAAGAAGTTGTCCGAGCGCATCATGCACTTCCCCACTTGGGTGGACCTGAAGGGCGAGGACTCGGTGCCCGAGACAGTCCACCATGTGGTGGTACCCGTAAACCCCAAGGCTGACCCCCTCTGGGAGCGTCTGGGCAAGAATCACGTCAGG ACTGATGAGGTCCACGCCAAAGATAACACCAGGCCAGGCGCTAACTCTGCAG AAATGTGGTCGGAGGCTATTAAGGTGCTGAAGGGCGAGTATACGGTAAGGGCCATCAAAGAGCACAAAATGGACCAGGCCATTATCTTCTGTCGCACCAAGATCGACTGTGACAACATGGAGCAGTACTTCATCCAGCAAGGCGGAG GTCCAGACAGTAAAAACCACCAGTTGTCTTGCGTTTGCCTCCATGGCGATCGAAAGCCCAATGAGAGAAAGTATAACCTGGAGTGCTTCAAG AGGAAGGAAGTCAGACTCCTCATCTGCACGGATGTTGCCGCCAGAGGGATCGACATCCGTGGAGTTCCTTACG TGATTAACGTCACCCTGCCCGATGAGAAGCAGAACTACGTCCACCGTATCGGCCGAGTGGGCCGAGCAGAGAG AATGGGCTTGGCTATCTCTTTGGTTGCTATGGAAAAGGAGAAG GTGTGGTACCACGTCTGCGCCAACCGAGGCAGGGGCTGCTACAACACCCGACTGAAGCAGGACGGCGGCTGCACCATCTGGTACAACGAGAAAGAG CTCTTGTCGGAAATTGAAGAGCACCTCAAGTGCACCATCACCCAATGCGAGCCGGACATTAAGGTCCCGCTGGACGACTTCGACGGGAAGGTCACATACGGCCAACGCAAGGCACTAGGAG GTGGCAACTATAAAGGTCACGTGGATGTTCTGGCCCCCACGGTGCAAGAGCTAGCCGGCTTGGAAAGGGAGGCCCAGACATCGTTCCTGCACCTGGGATACATGCCCAACCAGTACTTCAAAGCCTTCTAA
- the ddx1 gene encoding ATP-dependent RNA helicase DDX1 isoform X2: MAAFSEMGVMPEIAQAVEEMDWLLPTDIQAESIPLILGGGDVLMAAETGSGKTGAFSIPVIQIVHETLTDQLEGKKSKSSIKTGGTVFNNWQMNPYDRSPAFAIGPDGFCCQSREFKEWHGCRSTKGVVAKGKYYYEVSCHDQGLCRVGWSTSQAALDLGTDKYGFGFGGTGKKSNSKQFDSYGEEFTMHDTIGCYIDLDKSQISYSKNGNDLGLAFEIPQQLKNQPFFASCVLKNAELNFNFGAEAFKHPPNSGFVALDKAPEGQTVKSSQTGSAKVSQVKVSTNAPKALIIEPSKELAEQTLNVVTQFKKYVVDPKLRELLVIGGMAAKDQLAALELGVDIVVGTPGRLDDLISTGKLSLSQVRFLVLDECDGLLSAGYTDFINRIHNQIPQVTSDGKRLQVIVCSATLHSFDVKKLSERIMHFPTWVDLKGEDSVPETVHHVVVPVNPKADPLWERLGKNHVRTDEVHAKDNTRPGANSAEMWSEAIKVLKGEYTVRAIKEHKMDQAIIFCRTKIDCDNMEQYFIQQGGGPDSKNHQLSCVCLHGDRKPNERKYNLECFKRKEVRLLICTDVAARGIDIRGVPYVINVTLPDEKQNYVHRIGRVGRAERMGLAISLVAMEKEKVWYHVCANRGRGCYNTRLKQDGGCTIWYNEKELLSEIEEHLKCTITQCEPDIKVPLDDFDGKVTYGQRKALGGGNYKGHVDVLAPTVQELAGLEREAQTSFLHLGYMPNQYFKAF; this comes from the exons GCTGCAGAAACAGGTAGCGGTAAGACAGGA GCGTTCAGTATTCCTGTGATCCAGATTGTGCATGAAACACTGACTGATCAACTGGAGGGCAAAAAGAGTAAATCCAGCATCAAAACTGGTGGAACTG TCTTCAACAACTGGCAGATGAATCCTTACGACCGCAGCCCTGCTTTTG CAATCGGCCCAGATGGATTCTGTTGCCAGAGCAGGGAGTTCAAAGAATGGCACGGCTGTCGCTCCACAAAGGGCGTTGTCGCTAAAG GAAAGTACTACTATGAGGTGAGCTGTCATGACCAGGGGCTGTGTCGTGTGGGCTGGTCCACCAGCCAGGCAGCCCTCGACTTGG GAACTGATAAATACGGATTTGGCTTTGGCGGAACTGGGAAGAAATCGAATAGTAAACAATTTGACAGCTATGGCGAG GAGTTCACCATGCATGACACTATTGGATGCTACATAGACTTGGACAAAAGCCAAATTTCTTACTCAAAGAACG GTAATGATCTCGGTTTAGCTTTCGAGATCCCTCAGCAGCTGaagaatcaacccttttttgctTCCTGTGTGCTCAAG AATGCAGAGCTCAATTTTAACTTTGGCGCTGAGGCCTTCAAGCATCCGCCCAATAGTGGTTTTGTAGCCTTGGATAAGGCTCCAGAGGGCCAAACAGTCAAGTCTTCACAGACAG GCAGTGCCAAGGTCAGCCAGGTGAAGGTGTCCACCAACGCACCCAAGGCTCTCATTATCGAGCCATCAAAAGAGCTGGCCGAGCAGACCCTCAACGTCGTTACGCAGTTCAAGAAATACGTGGTCGACCCTAAGCTCAG GGAGCTGCTTGTGATCGGTGGTATGGCTGCCAAAGATCAACTGGCGGCTCTGGAACTAGGC GTGGACATTGTGGTGGGAACCCCCGGCCGACTGGACGACCTCATATCCACCGGGAAACTCAGCCTGTCCCAAGTCCGCTTTCTAGTCCTGGATGAATGC GATGGCCTCCTGTCAGCGGGATATACAGATTTCATCAACAGGATCCATAATCAGATCCCTCAGGTGACATCAGATGGCAAACGGCTGCAG GTGATTGTGTGCTCGGCCACGCTGCATTCCTTTGACGTTAAGAAGTTGTCCGAGCGCATCATGCACTTCCCCACTTGGGTGGACCTGAAGGGCGAGGACTCGGTGCCCGAGACAGTCCACCATGTGGTGGTACCCGTAAACCCCAAGGCTGACCCCCTCTGGGAGCGTCTGGGCAAGAATCACGTCAGG ACTGATGAGGTCCACGCCAAAGATAACACCAGGCCAGGCGCTAACTCTGCAG AAATGTGGTCGGAGGCTATTAAGGTGCTGAAGGGCGAGTATACGGTAAGGGCCATCAAAGAGCACAAAATGGACCAGGCCATTATCTTCTGTCGCACCAAGATCGACTGTGACAACATGGAGCAGTACTTCATCCAGCAAGGCGGAG GTCCAGACAGTAAAAACCACCAGTTGTCTTGCGTTTGCCTCCATGGCGATCGAAAGCCCAATGAGAGAAAGTATAACCTGGAGTGCTTCAAG AGGAAGGAAGTCAGACTCCTCATCTGCACGGATGTTGCCGCCAGAGGGATCGACATCCGTGGAGTTCCTTACG TGATTAACGTCACCCTGCCCGATGAGAAGCAGAACTACGTCCACCGTATCGGCCGAGTGGGCCGAGCAGAGAG AATGGGCTTGGCTATCTCTTTGGTTGCTATGGAAAAGGAGAAG GTGTGGTACCACGTCTGCGCCAACCGAGGCAGGGGCTGCTACAACACCCGACTGAAGCAGGACGGCGGCTGCACCATCTGGTACAACGAGAAAGAG CTCTTGTCGGAAATTGAAGAGCACCTCAAGTGCACCATCACCCAATGCGAGCCGGACATTAAGGTCCCGCTGGACGACTTCGACGGGAAGGTCACATACGGCCAACGCAAGGCACTAGGAG GTGGCAACTATAAAGGTCACGTGGATGTTCTGGCCCCCACGGTGCAAGAGCTAGCCGGCTTGGAAAGGGAGGCCCAGACATCGTTCCTGCACCTGGGATACATGCCCAACCAGTACTTCAAAGCCTTCTAA